One Pecten maximus chromosome 16, xPecMax1.1, whole genome shotgun sequence DNA window includes the following coding sequences:
- the LOC117345398 gene encoding cholecystokinin receptor type A-like, giving the protein MVDTELIIVMAILGVFSIVGTIGNFLVLYIYTKKRDRTTSNIFILTLAGTDFLTCLVLVPFNIVVIGLDHRLEIDVFCKLYMFLLTCNVPFSAFVMVAIAFDRYFCICHPFLHAINIPRAKAIVLVMAALACVFGILTSLMYSIHPGPLSDSTTGSNITCLDTVPSSDQPYNTSFTGSELCDDVGIMNNGTAEAEEDLSGVCVPYNNVFGENFIWVYQKIYAGFYLLSFLIVFVLYGLIYRAIHLRRALKAKRKRSSLFPAAAEISMAETQMTALNGNNIENNGESSEKCAKKKHPGQIKDKNFYANIRTAAMLFIVTVVFLLAFLPAWLMAHGWIPYSPIIFYMYFLYNVANPVIYAFMNMSFRTDLRSLLCSRR; this is encoded by the coding sequence ATGGTGGATACAGAACTTATCATCGTCATGGCGATTCTAGGGGTGTTCAGTATTGTTGGCACCATCGGAAACTTTCTGGTATTATACATCTATACAAAGAAGCGTGACAGAACCACATCAAACATATTCATCCTGACGCTTGCAGGAACAGATTTCCTAACGTGCCTCGTTCTGGTACCATTCAATATAGTGGTTATTGGATTAGACCACCGTCTAGAGATTGACGTCTTCTGTAAACTGTACATGTTTCTTCTGACCTGTAATGTGCCGTTTTCTGCCTTTGTCATGGTCGCTATAGCCTTTGACAGATATTTTTGCATCTGTCATCCTTTTTTGCACGCCATCAACATTCCTCGTGCAAAAGCCATTGTGCTTGTAATGGCGGCACTCGCGTGCGTATTCGGCATTTTGACGTCATTGATGTATTCTATTCATCCGGGTCCGCTGTCCGATTCTACAACTGGATCTAACATCACGTGCTTGGACACAGTGCCATCTAGCGACCAGCCTTACAACACATCATTCACAGGTTCCGAACTATGTGACGATGTTGGTATAATGAACAACGGTACGGCCGAGGCTGAGGAGGATTTATCAGGTGTTTGTGTCCCATACAACAATGTCTTTGGAGAAAACTTCATATGGGTATATCAGAAAATATACGCAGGATTTTACTTACTATCATTTTTGATTGTGTTTGTATTATATGGACTCATTTATCGAGCAATTCACCTTCGGCGTGCTCTGAAGGCGAAACGGAAACGGTCAAGTCTGTTTCCGGCGGCAGCTGAAATTTCAATGgcagaaacacaaatgacggcGCTAAACGGAAAcaacattgaaaataatggtGAGTCTTCAGAAAAATGTGCGAAGAAAAAACACCCTGGACAGATCAAAGATAAAAACTTCTATGCAAATATTCGAACGGCGGCCATGCTATTTATAGTAACTGTTGTGTTTCTGCTGGCTTTCCTTCCAGCCTGGTTGATGGCCCATGGCTGGATACCTTACAGTCCAATCATTTTCTATATGTACTTTCTGTACAATGTCGCGAACCCGGTTATCTATGCCTTCATGAACATGTCATTTCGAACGGATCTTAGATCGCTCTTGTGTTCTAGGAGATAG